Proteins encoded together in one Bacillota bacterium window:
- a CDS encoding sigma-70 family RNA polymerase sigma factor — MNRSKLEKQFADHIIKNNERYYRLAYSYVKNVDDALDIVQESICKGMSSLDSLRNPAYFRTWFYKIVIHTALDFLRQRNKTVLMEEEVLINSNCGTCDTYQNIDLGRALDSLPAKYRTIIILRYFEDLKIEDVAEILDENVNTVKTRLYTALRKLSIEMVDHDERGRICHE; from the coding sequence ATGAACAGAAGCAAGTTGGAAAAACAATTCGCTGACCATATTATCAAGAATAACGAAAGGTACTACAGGCTGGCTTATAGCTATGTGAAAAACGTAGATGATGCTTTAGATATTGTCCAAGAATCCATATGTAAAGGTATGTCATCACTGGATTCACTAAGAAACCCTGCTTATTTCCGAACATGGTTCTACAAAATAGTCATACACACCGCCCTGGATTTTCTACGGCAAAGAAACAAAACAGTTCTAATGGAAGAAGAGGTCTTAATCAACTCTAATTGCGGTACCTGCGATACTTACCAAAACATAGACTTGGGCCGAGCACTAGACAGTTTGCCGGCCAAATACCGCACCATAATAATACTGCGCTACTTCGAAGACTTAAAAATAGAGGACGTGGCCGAGATCTTAGATGAGAATGTCAATACGGTCAAAACTCGTTTGTATACCGCACTGAGGAAGCTCAGTATCGAAATGGTTGACCATGATGAGAGAGGGAGGATTTGCCATGAATAG
- a CDS encoding DUF3298 and DUF4163 domain-containing protein encodes MNSNRLDQLDQLKHEYISTPIPRELDFVVRRALQKNRQKNHFNKVRIAAASVAAALALVTVGVNSSPVFAQTLAEVPLVGSIVKVLTFRQFTVNEDNFEADIKVPEIQGLQNKELESSLNEKYLAENKKLYEDFVAAMEEAKKQGGAHLGVSSGYEVVTDSDAIFAVKRYHFTAAGSSDTKIKYDTIDKKREILITLPSLFKDDSYVEVISDNIIGQMKEQMAADEGNVYWLKGDVEDFVEPFEQISREQSFYINADGKLVISFDKYEVGPGCMGVVEFVIPTEAIADLLVSNEYVK; translated from the coding sequence ATGAATAGCAATCGTCTGGATCAGTTGGATCAGTTGAAACACGAGTATATTAGCACACCCATCCCCAGGGAGTTGGATTTTGTTGTGCGCCGTGCTTTACAGAAAAACAGGCAGAAAAACCATTTCAATAAGGTCCGCATTGCCGCTGCTTCCGTGGCGGCCGCTCTGGCTCTTGTTACTGTAGGCGTCAATAGCAGCCCCGTGTTTGCCCAAACACTGGCGGAGGTGCCGCTAGTGGGAAGCATAGTGAAAGTGCTCACTTTTCGGCAGTTCACAGTTAACGAAGACAACTTTGAAGCCGATATAAAAGTGCCCGAAATCCAAGGGCTACAAAACAAGGAGTTGGAAAGTAGCCTGAACGAAAAATACCTGGCCGAGAATAAAAAGCTATACGAGGATTTTGTGGCGGCCATGGAGGAAGCGAAGAAACAAGGTGGCGCTCATTTGGGTGTCAGCAGCGGGTACGAAGTGGTAACAGATAGCGATGCCATTTTTGCTGTAAAACGTTATCACTTCACCGCCGCTGGATCTTCCGATACCAAGATTAAGTACGACACCATAGACAAAAAAAGGGAAATCCTAATCACCCTGCCCAGCCTGTTTAAGGATGACAGTTATGTGGAAGTCATAAGCGATAATATAATCGGCCAGATGAAGGAACAGATGGCAGCTGATGAGGGCAATGTTTATTGGCTTAAAGGTGATGTGGAAGATTTCGTAGAGCCGTTTGAGCAGATTTCGCGGGAGCAAAGTTTTTACATTAATGCCGACGGCAAGCTTGTGATTTCCTTTGATAAGTACGAGGTGGGTCCCGGCTGTATGGGAGTGGTAGAGTTTGTTATACCAACTGAGGCCATAGCCGATCTTTTGGTGAGCAATGAGTATGTAAAGTAA
- a CDS encoding type II toxin-antitoxin system PemK/MazF family toxin, giving the protein MTELLRGDIWLVDWSPGRGSEQAGLRPALIIQNDIGNQYSPTTIVAAISTTITKTYPFHVQILPNESGLKGPSTIKAEQIMTIDKKRLVRKVGEISEEKILEVEKAVHISLGLVT; this is encoded by the coding sequence GTGACAGAGTTGCTGCGCGGTGATATCTGGTTGGTAGATTGGAGCCCTGGACGAGGTAGTGAGCAAGCCGGTTTGCGCCCAGCCTTGATAATACAAAATGACATTGGTAATCAGTATAGCCCGACAACAATTGTGGCTGCCATTTCCACTACCATAACAAAAACGTACCCCTTTCACGTCCAGATCCTACCAAATGAATCTGGCCTTAAAGGTCCCAGCACTATTAAAGCTGAGCAAATAATGACCATCGATAAGAAACGGTTAGTACGAAAAGTAGGAGAAATATCGGAAGAAAAAATATTAGAGGTGGAAAAAGCCGTTCACATTAGCTTAGGGCTTGTTACTTGA
- a CDS encoding CopG family transcriptional regulator, giving the protein MRFTVSLSADLASVLDDLAQQWKIGRSGVVARLLEEAKTIQLRESLVEGYKAMADESAETAEQTLAAQAEVILK; this is encoded by the coding sequence ATGAGGTTCACTGTCAGCCTTTCCGCCGACCTGGCAAGTGTTCTTGATGATTTGGCTCAGCAATGGAAGATTGGGCGCAGCGGTGTCGTGGCTAGACTCTTGGAGGAAGCCAAGACAATTCAGCTACGGGAGTCCTTAGTTGAGGGCTACAAGGCGATGGCCGACGAATCAGCAGAAACCGCAGAACAAACTCTTGCTGCTCAGGCGGAGGTGATTTTAAAGTGA
- a CDS encoding slipin family protein, producing MPQPLLTVLTVAFWVIVAWWALWIVLALYTKARAVSFLLSGTGLVWVFFGLRLSGSPGLIPYLIIPLLFLPSMVRIITEYQRGILFRFGRQVGVLNAGLNVVFPFGVDYVRKIDMRTFTIDVPKQEVITKDNVPVMVDAVVYFNVFDPVLAVVKVADYVHSTTLLGQTILRSVLGQYELDDMLAKREALNEMLRKLLDEATDPWGVKITAVEIKAVELPETMKRAMAKQAEAERERRAKVISADGEYEASEKLAAAAHVIATEPSAIQLRYLQTLAEIAAEHNSTILFPVPLEILTAFGQK from the coding sequence ATGCCACAACCGCTTTTGACCGTGCTCACGGTGGCGTTTTGGGTAATAGTTGCTTGGTGGGCCCTATGGATTGTTTTAGCGCTTTATACTAAGGCTAGGGCGGTGTCCTTTCTGCTTTCGGGGACCGGTCTGGTATGGGTGTTTTTTGGGCTACGGCTTAGTGGCAGTCCCGGTCTTATTCCCTATTTGATTATTCCTTTGCTGTTTCTTCCCAGCATGGTTCGGATTATCACGGAGTATCAAAGGGGGATTCTGTTTCGGTTCGGCCGGCAAGTGGGGGTTCTAAATGCGGGCCTAAATGTGGTGTTCCCTTTTGGGGTGGATTATGTAAGGAAGATCGACATGCGCACCTTTACCATTGATGTACCCAAGCAGGAAGTTATTACCAAAGACAATGTGCCGGTGATGGTGGATGCGGTGGTTTATTTCAATGTCTTTGATCCGGTGCTGGCCGTGGTTAAGGTAGCCGACTATGTACACAGTACCACACTGTTGGGCCAGACTATACTGCGGTCCGTTCTGGGACAATACGAACTGGACGACATGCTAGCTAAGCGGGAAGCCTTGAACGAGATGCTCCGGAAGCTCTTGGATGAGGCCACTGACCCCTGGGGTGTCAAGATAACTGCGGTGGAAATAAAGGCGGTGGAACTCCCGGAAACCATGAAACGAGCCATGGCCAAACAGGCCGAAGCAGAACGCGAGCGACGGGCAAAGGTGATCTCGGCCGACGGCGAATACGAGGCTTCGGAAAAGCTGGCCGCCGCTGCCCATGTCATAGCCACGGAGCCTTCGGCCATTCAACTGCGCTATTTGCAGACCTTAGCGGAAATTGCCGCTGAGCACAACTCCACCATTCTGTTTCCGGTACCGCTTGAGATTCTGACAGCGTTTGGTCAAAAATAA